One segment of Tamlana crocina DNA contains the following:
- the arsM gene encoding arsenosugar biosynthesis arsenite methyltransferase ArsM, which yields MSYLETTHNVYKEAALTPDVGLCCTTNPIWELPGLKIPKIMQEMNYGCGSTVHARDLSNNPKMLYVGVGGGMELLQFAYFNRTKNGVVGIDVVDEMLEASRKNFAEAEELNPWFKSEFVDLKKGDALNLPVEDNSIDVGAQNCLFNIFKTDDLKKAIAEMYRVLKPHGKLVMSDPTCEQPMNDTLRNDERLRALCLSGSLPIADYVKMLTDAGFGTIEIRARKPYRILDPKHYPTDELIYIESIEVAAIKDPMPEDGPCVFTGKAAIYFGTEDYFDDKKGHVLLKNQPLAVCDKTAGALAALNRDDIFISESTFHYDGGGCC from the coding sequence ATGAGCTACCTAGAAACCACCCACAACGTTTACAAAGAAGCCGCACTAACCCCAGACGTTGGGCTGTGCTGTACCACCAACCCTATTTGGGAATTGCCCGGATTAAAAATTCCGAAAATCATGCAAGAAATGAACTATGGCTGCGGCTCAACGGTTCATGCCAGAGATTTATCGAACAATCCCAAAATGCTTTATGTGGGCGTGGGCGGCGGCATGGAATTGCTTCAGTTCGCTTATTTCAACCGAACAAAAAACGGTGTTGTTGGCATTGATGTGGTTGATGAAATGCTGGAAGCTTCCCGTAAGAATTTTGCTGAGGCCGAAGAACTTAATCCGTGGTTTAAAAGCGAGTTTGTCGATTTAAAAAAAGGCGATGCACTCAACCTTCCCGTTGAAGACAACAGCATCGACGTGGGTGCTCAAAACTGCCTATTCAATATTTTTAAAACCGATGACTTAAAAAAAGCTATTGCCGAAATGTACCGCGTTTTAAAACCACATGGCAAATTGGTAATGAGCGACCCCACTTGCGAACAGCCCATGAACGACACCCTTCGCAACGACGAAAGGCTACGTGCCCTGTGTTTAAGTGGCAGTTTACCCATTGCCGATTATGTAAAAATGCTCACCGATGCAGGTTTTGGCACTATTGAAATCCGTGCCCGTAAGCCCTATCGTATTCTCGACCCAAAACACTACCCAACAGACGAGTTGATTTATATCGAATCCATTGAAGTGGCCGCCATAAAAGACCCTATGCCTGAAGATGGACCTTGTGTTTTCACGGGAAAAGCGGCGATTTACTTTGGCACCGAAGATTATTTTGATGACAAAAAAGGACACGTTTTACTGAAAAACCAACCCTTAGCGGTGTGCGACAAAACCGCCGGGGCTTTAGCGGCGTTAAACAGAGACGATATTTTTATTAGTGAATCTACCTTCCATTATGATGGTGGTGGGTGTTGCTAA
- a CDS encoding sterol desaturase family protein, translating to MERYIEIILNAYKGYWNYLKNEIFFPNHWDNYFYGLIIISLAVWLLEIIFPWRKKQAIFRKDFWLDTFYMFFNFFLLNLIVLIALSNTAEHMFNDILGVFGLSISNVQLFDVDTLPKWLGLLIFFLVSDFVQWNTHRLLHRVPFLWEFHKVHHSVKQMGFAAHLRYHWMEPVVYKSALYIPIALIGGFDAQDVAIVHFFAITIGHLNHANLGWDYGIFKYIFNNPKMHIWHHAKALPEHVRYGVNYGLTLSIWDYLFKTDYLPYSGKDIELGFEGDHNFPKKFMEQELFPFTKKQ from the coding sequence ATGGAAAGGTATATTGAAATTATTTTGAACGCTTACAAAGGATACTGGAATTATCTAAAAAACGAGATATTCTTCCCAAACCATTGGGACAATTATTTTTATGGGTTAATTATCATTTCATTAGCCGTTTGGCTCTTGGAAATCATCTTTCCGTGGCGGAAGAAACAAGCCATCTTCAGAAAGGATTTTTGGCTCGATACCTTTTACATGTTTTTCAATTTCTTTTTACTGAACCTTATTGTCCTCATAGCCTTATCGAACACGGCCGAACATATGTTTAATGATATTTTAGGTGTTTTTGGATTGAGCATTTCCAACGTTCAACTTTTTGATGTGGATACACTACCCAAATGGCTGGGGTTGCTCATTTTCTTTTTAGTTTCCGATTTTGTTCAATGGAATACCCACCGCCTTTTACACCGCGTGCCTTTCTTATGGGAATTTCATAAAGTGCATCATTCGGTGAAACAAATGGGCTTTGCAGCACATTTACGCTACCATTGGATGGAACCCGTGGTTTACAAATCGGCACTTTATATTCCCATTGCCCTCATCGGCGGTTTTGATGCGCAAGATGTCGCAATAGTCCACTTTTTTGCCATTACCATTGGCCATCTAAACCACGCTAATTTAGGTTGGGATTACGGCATTTTTAAATACATTTTCAACAACCCGAAAATGCACATTTGGCACCACGCTAAAGCTTTGCCCGAACATGTTAGGTATGGTGTAAATTACGGACTAACCTTGAGTATTTGGGATTACCTCTTTAAAACCGACTATTTGCCGTATAGCGGAAAAGACATTGAATTGGGCTTTGAAGGCGACCATAATTTCCCAAAAAAATTTATGGAACAAGAGTTGTTTCCATTCACAAAAAAACAATGA
- a CDS encoding DUF547 domain-containing protein, with protein MIKRLLIGFAISFGLFAQAQHFDHSKFSELLQAHVSEGGNVNYSTIKANPNVLNQYLAEFSKAHPTESWPKNETLAYWINAYNAFTIKLIIDNYPIKSIKDLKHPWDQKFIPINGKLLSLNHIEHDILRKMGEPRIHFAIVCASHSCPKLQNEAFVPSRLDNQLTHATKTFLNDPEKNVISKNLIELSKIFKWFKKDFEENGSLIEFISPYTETTISKAAKIKYKDYNWTLNE; from the coding sequence ATGATTAAAAGATTACTGATTGGCTTTGCAATTTCTTTTGGGTTATTTGCCCAAGCACAACATTTTGACCACAGTAAATTTTCAGAACTCTTACAAGCCCATGTTTCGGAAGGTGGAAACGTAAACTACAGTACCATAAAAGCTAACCCCAATGTTTTAAACCAATATTTAGCTGAATTTTCAAAAGCGCATCCTACGGAATCGTGGCCTAAAAACGAAACCTTAGCCTATTGGATTAACGCTTACAATGCCTTTACCATCAAATTGATTATTGACAATTACCCCATAAAAAGCATTAAAGACCTTAAACATCCGTGGGACCAAAAATTTATTCCCATTAACGGAAAGTTACTTTCGCTCAACCATATTGAACATGACATTTTACGTAAAATGGGCGAACCTCGCATCCATTTTGCTATTGTTTGCGCCTCGCACTCTTGTCCGAAACTACAAAATGAAGCTTTTGTTCCTTCCCGCTTAGATAATCAGCTCACCCATGCGACTAAAACATTTTTAAACGACCCTGAAAAGAATGTCATCTCTAAAAATCTCATAGAACTTTCAAAAATCTTTAAATGGTTTAAAAAGGATTTTGAAGAAAACGGCTCTTTAATTGAATTTATAAGCCCATACACTGAAACTACTATTTCAAAAGCTGCAAAAATTAAATACAAAGACTACAATTGGACTTTAAA
- a CDS encoding MFS transporter — protein sequence MPSSKKTLALIVLAQFCCTSLWFASNGVIKNVISEFNLNENALGHLTSAIQFGFIVGTLIFAVFTISDRFSPSKVFFGSAILGALFNLGICWPENSLISLIIFRFLTGFFLAGIYPVGMKIAADYFEKGLGKSLSFLVGALVLGTAFPHLLSQFTNPNIWYAVILGTSVLSIVGGTLIFTLVPDGPNRLPSKTLDLTSFVSIFRNKPFRSAAFGYFGHMWELYTFWAFVPLVLKFYNSQFKNDLDVSFWAFFIIGIGSLGCVLGGFLSEKFNAKIISITALSLSGFCCLVSPFIFSAASNTLLIAVLLFWGVAVIIDSPLLSTLIAQNASPDKKGTALTIVNCMGYCITIVSIQLTTVFLESYTFIYIFSILAIGPVFGVVSLVKNKALKG from the coding sequence ATGCCTAGCTCCAAAAAAACATTAGCTTTAATTGTTTTAGCTCAGTTTTGCTGCACTTCGCTTTGGTTTGCTAGCAATGGTGTGATAAAAAATGTGATTTCAGAATTTAACCTGAACGAAAACGCCTTAGGTCATTTAACCTCGGCCATACAGTTTGGGTTTATTGTGGGCACATTAATATTTGCCGTATTTACTATTTCCGATAGGTTTTCGCCCTCAAAAGTATTTTTTGGTTCGGCCATTCTTGGCGCCCTATTCAACTTAGGCATATGTTGGCCAGAAAACAGCTTGATAAGCCTAATAATATTTCGTTTTTTAACGGGCTTTTTCTTGGCAGGAATTTACCCTGTAGGAATGAAAATTGCAGCCGATTATTTTGAAAAAGGCCTCGGAAAATCGCTCAGTTTTTTAGTCGGCGCCCTCGTTTTAGGCACTGCATTTCCGCATCTATTAAGTCAGTTTACAAATCCTAATATCTGGTACGCCGTTATTTTAGGTACTTCTGTACTATCAATTGTTGGAGGCACTTTAATCTTCACTTTGGTCCCCGATGGCCCAAATAGATTACCTAGCAAAACCCTTGATTTGACTTCCTTTGTTTCCATTTTTAGAAACAAACCATTCCGTTCAGCGGCCTTTGGTTACTTTGGGCACATGTGGGAACTTTATACCTTTTGGGCTTTTGTTCCGTTGGTTTTAAAATTTTACAACTCTCAATTCAAAAATGACTTAGACGTTTCGTTTTGGGCGTTTTTTATAATAGGCATTGGCAGTTTAGGCTGTGTTTTGGGCGGATTTCTGTCTGAAAAATTCAACGCTAAAATCATCAGCATTACGGCACTTTCACTTTCGGGGTTCTGTTGTTTGGTTTCGCCTTTTATATTTTCAGCGGCATCAAACACTTTACTTATTGCTGTCTTATTATTTTGGGGTGTCGCTGTTATTATAGATTCACCGCTGCTTTCCACATTAATTGCGCAAAACGCATCTCCAGACAAAAAAGGCACCGCGCTTACCATCGTAAACTGCATGGGCTATTGCATTACCATAGTAAGCATTCAACTAACCACTGTTTTTCTTGAATCCTATACCTTCATTTATATATTCAGCATTTTGGCCATTGGCCCCGTTTTTGGAGTAGTTTCATTGGTAAAAAACAAAGCCTTAAAAGGCTAA